The window CAACTGCACAGTGGCCAGCGCGTGGAGATCCTCACCGGCAAGACCGCGGAACCGCGTCGCGACTGGTTGCAGGCGGGCTCCGGGTTCCTGGCCAGCAGCCGTTCGCGCGACAAGGTGCGGGCTTGGTTCAACAAGCTCGATCGTGCACGCAACCTGCAGGCCGGGCGCGAATTGCTCGACCGCGACCTCCGTCGGATGGGCCTGTTGCACGCCGACCTGCAGCCGGTCCTGGCCAAGTTCAACGCGTCGACGGTGGACGAGCTGCTGGTGCTGGTGGCGCTGGGCGATGTCGGCCCGAACCAGGTGGGGCGCGCCCTGCTGGAACTCGAACGTGCCGCGCAGGAAGCGGCGTCGCCAGCCGCATCGACATCGATCGTGCCGCCTAAATCGCATGCGTCGGCTTCGGCATCGAAGGCGAGTACGGTCACCGTGCAGGGCGTGGACAACCTGTTGGCGCAGGTCGCGCGCTGCTGCCAGCCGCTGCCGGGCGAAGCGATCGTCGGCTACCTCACCCGCGCGCGCGGGGTCAGCGTGCATCGCCCGGACTGCGCGGCGTTCCTGCGCTTGGCCGGGATCCAGCCGGCGCGCGTGTTGCCGGTGGAATGGGGCGCGCAGCGCGGTGGCCAGCAGGTCGCGATCCGGATCGAGGGGATCGACCGCAAGTGGCTGTTGAAGGACATCACCACCTTGGTCGCACAACTCGGCCTGCACGTGGCCAGCCTGCATGCCGAACCGGTGCGCGGCGGCCACGGTCAGATCCGCGTGCAACTGCAAGCGCGCGTGCCCGACTTCGGCCAACTCGGTTTGTTGCTGGCGCGGCTGGAATCGCTGCCCGGCATCGAATCCGCGCGGCGCGGATGAACCGCTTCGCCACGCTGCGTCGCAAGCGAGAAGCCTGGCTTGCGCGCTGGGGCACGCTGCCGCTGGGGTGGCGAGGCGGCATTCTTGCGGTGTTCGCGGGCCTGCTCCTGGCCTTCGTGGTGGCGATCGTGTTCCGCCAGCGCATCGGTGACTGGATCTGGCCGGATCCGCGCGCCGAGGCCCTGCGCACGCAAGCAGGCGTGGCGTTGGCTGCAGGTCGTTTGTCGGTGGCCGATGGCAGCGGCGCACGCGAGTTGTACGAAGCGGCATTGGCGCTGCAACCGGATCAGGTCGAAGCGCGCGAAGGATTGTCGCGAGTCGCCTTGGCCGCGCTGGCGCAGGCGGAGGCGCATGCACGCGCCGGCCGCGAGGCGCAGGCGCGGATCGCGTTGCGGCTGGCGCGCGAACTCGATGCGCCGAAGGCCCGCATCGATGCCGCCGAAGCCTTGCTGCGGATGGACGATGCCGCGCAGGCCGGGATCGGTGCGCTGCTTGCAGAAGCGGAATCCGCGCATGCAGCAGGCCATCTGCTGGAGGGCACTAACGCGGCCCTGCCGCTGTACCAGCGCGTGCTGGCCCTGCAGCCGCGCAACCAGCGCGCGGTGGAAGGTCGCGAGGATGCGCTGTCCGACCTGCTGCAGCCGGTGACGGGTCTGCTGACCCGCGGCGACCTGGCCGGCGCGGCATCGCGCATCCAGGCCGCCGAACGCTTCGATGCCGGTCACGTCGACCTGCCCGCATTGCATGCCGGTCTTGCCCAGGCCGTGCAGCAACGCAGTGCGCGCATCCGGCAATCGTTGCTGCGTGGTCGGCATGCAGCTGCCGCCGATGCGTGCGTGGCGTTGCGCGAGGTTGCGGCCTCGGCAGTGCCGGGCGAGTGCAGTGGTGCGGTGGTCGATGGCCTGCTCCGCGATGCCGCGGCAGCGACCGCCGATTTCCGCTTCGACGAAACGATACGGTTGCTGGCGCTGCTCGAACAGCTCGATGGCGATGCCGTGCGCGTGCAGGCCGCGCGTCGCCACCTGCAGGAGGCGCGCGCGGGTGCCGCACACCTGCCGCGCCCGCTCATGTCGCCACGGGTGACGGCGCAGGTGCGCGATTTGCTGGCCCAAGCGGAAGCGGCGCGCACCCGTGGCGACTGGCTGAGTCCGCCCGGCGACAGCGCCTGGGATCGCCTGCGCGAGGCGCGTGCGCTGGCTCCAGCCGATCCGGCGGTGCAGCGCGCCCTGCAGGCCATGCTGCCGGCGGCGCGCGACTGCAACGCCACCGCGCTGCGCGACAACGACCTCGGGCGAGCGCAGGTGTGCCTGGAAGCCTGGCGACAACTGGCCCCGGCCGATGCCGCAATCGCTGCCGCGCAACGGCGACTGGGCGAGCGCTGGCTGGCGATCGGCGAAGAACGCCTGGGGGCCGGCGAACTCGAAGCGACCGCGCGTGCATTGGCGCGTGCACGTGCGCTGGATGCCGCGACGCCCGGCTTGCAGGAATTGCAACTACGGCTGGAGCGGGCCCGTTCCGGCGCGAACTGAAACCGCGCCTCGGTCAGTCGAAGAACAGGTCGCGCACCACGTCGCGCGCGGCATCCAGCGAGAAATGCGCGGCGACATTCGCGCGCCCGTTCGCGGCCAGCCGCGACCACAACGCGTCGTCGTCGTGCAGGCGGAGCACCGCTTCGGCGAAGCCGGCGGCATCGTCGGCGACCAGCACGTCCTCGCCGTCGCGCAGGTGCATCCCTTCCACCGCGCAGGTGGTCGCCACCACCGGCAGGCCGTGCGCCATCGCCTGGTTGACCTTGCCCTTGACCCCGGCCCCGTAACGCAGCGGCGCGATCGACACGCGTACCGCATCCAGCAGTGGCTGCAAGTCCGGGACATGGCCGTGGATGCGCACGCCGGGCAACTCGGCGAGGCGCGCGATCTCTCCCGGCACATCACCGCCGACGCAATGGAATTCAAGTGCGGGTCGCGCGGCGCGAATGAGCGGGAACACTCCGCGTGCGAACCACTGCACGGCATCGACATTCGGCGGATGGCGGAAGCCACCGACGAACATCAGGCCCTCGCGTTGCGACCATGCCGGCCCCGGCACCGCTTCGCGATGCAGGTTGGACAGCACGCGCACATCCGTGCCTGGCGCGTCGATGGCCAGCAGCTCGCGCTCGACCTCGCTGACGACAAGCGTGGCGTGGGCGTCGCGGATCAAGGCCAGTTCGAGATCGCGTGTGCGCATTGCGGCGCGCAGCGCAGTGGCATCGCCAGTCAGTTCCGCGGCGCGGCGTTCGCGCAGGTAGTGCAGGTCGACGGTATCGAACAGCAGCGTCGCTTGCGGCGCGTGCTTGCGCAGCAGCGGCAGCATCTCGCTGGCGATGTAGTGGCGGCTGACCATCGCCACGTCGAAGCGCTGACCGTGTTCGCGCAACCACGCCGGGAAGCGCGCCATGCTCGGCGCATGCCAGCACTCCACGCCGAGCGCCTGCAACGCCTGCGTGTAAGCGCCGTCGGCGCTGCGATTGGCCGGCACGAACACCACGTGCGCGCCTTCCTGCATCAGCAGGCGCATGAGGTTCACCAGCCGCAGCGAACCGGAATCGCGATCCGGCTGCGGGGTGAGCGCGTCGATGACCAGCACCTGTCGTTGCCGGCGATGCAGCAGGGCAGGCGTGGGGATGCTGCCTGCAGGCAGTTGCGATGCGAGTGCGTCGCGCCAGGTGTCGGTGAAGGTCGCCTGGTTGCGCACCTGGGCGGCTTTCGGGCCCGCGTTGATGTCGGTGCCCGAAGTCGTGCCCTCGTCGTGCACGACCACGGCGGCCGGCTGGTAGAGCACGCGCAGGCCAGCGGCGCGCACCTTGAAGGCGAGGTCGGTGTCTTCGTAGTACGCGGGTGCATAACGCGCATCGAAACCGCCGAGTCGCGCGAACAAATCGCGCGGGATCGCGATCGCCGCGCCGCTGACGTAGTCGGCATCGCGGAGGTAGTTGAAGCGGCTGTCGCCGGGATCCTCGAAGCGGCCGTAGTTCCAGCCGCTGCCGTCGGCGAACACCACGCCGCCGGCTTCCTGCAGGCGACCATCCGGATACACCAGCTTTGCGCCGACCAGGCCGGCGTCCGACTGGGCCTCGAAAGTATCGAGCAGCGCGTCCAGCCAGCCCGGCTGCGGCACGGTGTCGTTGTTGAGGAAGACCAGCAGCTCGCCGCGCGCCAGTACCGCACCGTCGTTGCAGGCAGCGATGAAACCGCCGTTGCTGGCACGTGCGTGCACGCGAATGCCGTCGATCGCGCGCAGTTGGGTCAGCGAATCGTCGGGCGAAGCGTCATCGACCACGATCACTTCGAATGCGACCGTCGGCGGATGCGCGGCGATGGCGCGCAGGCAGGCGAGCGTGTGTGGGAATGCGCCGTACACCGGGATGATGATGCTGGCGCGAGGCATCGGGGAGGTCGGCACTGCGAACGGTGAAAACGCCGTCGCAGCAGGTGCATACAGCGCGTGCGCAGGGATCGGCGCGCGACGGAACTGCCGCAGCAACCGCGCCCAGCTGGCCGCCAATCCGCGTGTGCGCAGGCTGGCCCAGCCGCGCCGCCACAGGCCGAGCGCGCGCGCGATCCAGAAGCGCGCTTCGGCGGGGAGGGGCATGCGGCGGAACTCCGGCGGATTAATTCTGACTGACGACGAGGCATCGGCCTACGGCGGGCCGCGCAAACCCTGCGCTAGACTCGCCGCAACCGTACCCGGCATTGTCGCATTCCGCGAAACCGCCGCCAGCCAGGCCGCCCATGCCCCGCATCGAAGACGAAGACGACCTGCACGACGATGGCGACGGCACCGATTCGGAAGGCCCTGTTTGGCGCAACCGGCTGCTGACCTGGGGGCTCGCCGCCGCGGCTTTGCTGCTGGGCTTCCTGATCCCGTACATGCTCTATCTGAACCACCAGGTAGGCGAGCGCTTCGGCAAGTTGCGCTGGCAGGTGCCGACCCGCGTGTACGCGCGGCCATTGGTGCTGCGCTCGGGGTTGGCGATGGACGCGCAGACCCTGAAGACCGAGCTCGATGCCGCCTCCTATCGAGACGGCGACGGCAAGCGGCCCGGCACCTACGACCGCAACGGTGCGCGATGGCGGATTTCCAGCCGAGGCTATGACGATGTCGATGGCCGAGTCGCGCCCGCCATCCTGGAAGTCACCCTGTCCGGCGGCGACGTGGCGGCGATCCGCGATGTCGCCGGGAAGCGCGCGCTGCGCAGCGCGCGCCTCGACCCGGCACGCATGGCCACGCTGTATGGCCAGCAGCAGGAAGAGCGCCGGCTGGTGCGCATGGAGGAAGTGCCGGAACTGCTGGTGACCGGCTTGCAGGCGGTCGAGGATCGCGATTTCAACCGGCACATGGGCATCGACATTGGCGGCATGCTGCGCGCGGCTTTCGTCACCGTGAAATCCGGCGGCGACACCAAGCAGGGGGCCAGCACGCTGACCCAGCAGCTGGCGCGCAGCGGCTTGCTGGGCATCGGCAAGGAACAGACGGTCACCCGCAAGGTCAAGGAAATCCTGTTCGCCCTGCTGCTGGAGGCGCGCTACGACAAACGCACGATCCTGGAGGCCTATTTCAACCAGGTCGACTTGGGCCAGCGCGGCGCGCAGTCGATCCGCGGCGTTGCGGCGGCGTCCGAATTCTGGTTCGGCAAGGAACTGCAGGACCTGTCCACCGAGCAGATCGCGCTGATGATCGGCCTGGTCAAGGGGCCGTCCTGGTACAACCCGCGGCGCAATCCCGAGCGCGCGACCGAGCGGCGCAACTTCGTACTCGGCGAGATGC of the Thermomonas carbonis genome contains:
- a CDS encoding glycosyltransferase produces the protein MPLPAEARFWIARALGLWRRGWASLRTRGLAASWARLLRQFRRAPIPAHALYAPAATAFSPFAVPTSPMPRASIIIPVYGAFPHTLACLRAIAAHPPTVAFEVIVVDDASPDDSLTQLRAIDGIRVHARASNGGFIAACNDGAVLARGELLVFLNNDTVPQPGWLDALLDTFEAQSDAGLVGAKLVYPDGRLQEAGGVVFADGSGWNYGRFEDPGDSRFNYLRDADYVSGAAIAIPRDLFARLGGFDARYAPAYYEDTDLAFKVRAAGLRVLYQPAAVVVHDEGTTSGTDINAGPKAAQVRNQATFTDTWRDALASQLPAGSIPTPALLHRRQRQVLVIDALTPQPDRDSGSLRLVNLMRLLMQEGAHVVFVPANRSADGAYTQALQALGVECWHAPSMARFPAWLREHGQRFDVAMVSRHYIASEMLPLLRKHAPQATLLFDTVDLHYLRERRAAELTGDATALRAAMRTRDLELALIRDAHATLVVSEVERELLAIDAPGTDVRVLSNLHREAVPGPAWSQREGLMFVGGFRHPPNVDAVQWFARGVFPLIRAARPALEFHCVGGDVPGEIARLAELPGVRIHGHVPDLQPLLDAVRVSIAPLRYGAGVKGKVNQAMAHGLPVVATTCAVEGMHLRDGEDVLVADDAAGFAEAVLRLHDDDALWSRLAANGRANVAAHFSLDAARDVVRDLFFD